From the genome of Rathayibacter sp. VKM Ac-2759, one region includes:
- a CDS encoding YfcE family phosphodiesterase, producing the protein MLELAGPVRLLLLADTHLPKRAKALPEEVWHAVDEADLVVHAGDWVDEATLDALEARSRRLLAVWGNNDPAGLRARLPEVAHAVVGGLRVGVVHETGAAAGREARADAAHPDTDLLVFGHSHIPWDSVSPRGMRLLNPGSPTDRRRQPACTYLTATADAGALGDVRLVRLPARRAIGT; encoded by the coding sequence ATGCTCGAGCTCGCGGGGCCGGTGCGACTGCTCCTGCTCGCCGACACGCACCTCCCCAAGCGGGCGAAGGCGCTCCCGGAGGAGGTCTGGCATGCCGTCGACGAGGCGGATCTCGTCGTGCACGCGGGCGACTGGGTCGACGAGGCGACCCTCGACGCTCTCGAGGCGCGCTCGCGGCGCCTCCTGGCGGTGTGGGGCAACAACGATCCCGCGGGGCTCCGCGCGCGGCTGCCGGAGGTGGCGCACGCGGTCGTCGGCGGGCTCCGCGTCGGCGTCGTGCACGAGACGGGCGCCGCCGCGGGCCGCGAGGCGCGGGCCGATGCGGCGCACCCCGACACGGATCTCCTGGTCTTCGGCCACAGCCACATCCCGTGGGACTCGGTGTCGCCCCGCGGCATGCGACTGCTGAACCCGGGCTCGCCGACCGACCGCCGGCGCCAGCCCGCCTGCACCTATCTGACCGCGACGGCCGACGCGGGAGCGCTCGGCGACGTGCGGCTCGTCCGCCTGCCAGCGCGCCGGGCGATCGGCACCTGA
- a CDS encoding DUF4180 domain-containing protein, producing the protein MRTETRQGVPLLLVDDEGAALSTSEDALALVAETYGGDVETIVVPVGRLDPEFFRLRSGIAGEFVQKLVNYRKRLVILGDISEQVSASSALYDFVVESNRGDHLWFAPALDALDERLRGSATAEEPGADGGVEPTPGPAH; encoded by the coding sequence ATGCGAACCGAGACCCGCCAGGGCGTCCCCCTCCTCCTCGTCGACGACGAGGGCGCCGCGCTGTCCACCTCCGAGGACGCGCTCGCGCTCGTGGCCGAGACCTATGGCGGCGACGTCGAGACGATCGTCGTGCCGGTCGGCCGACTCGATCCCGAGTTCTTCCGGCTCCGCTCCGGCATCGCCGGCGAGTTCGTGCAGAAGCTCGTGAACTACCGCAAGCGCCTCGTGATCCTCGGCGACATCAGCGAGCAGGTGTCGGCCTCGAGCGCGCTGTACGACTTCGTCGTCGAGTCGAACCGGGGCGACCACCTCTGGTTCGCGCCCGCTCTCGACGCGCTCGACGAGCGCCTCCGCGGCTCGGCGACCGCGGAGGAGCCCGGAGCCGACGGCGGCGTGGAGCCGACCCCCGGCCCCGCGCACTGA
- a CDS encoding heavy metal translocating P-type ATPase, protein MAGTTLELEIGGMTCASCVARVERRLDALPGVTSSVNLALERATLTLPEGTTAADAIAAVEAAGYTATVPGATEPGATVPGAAGSGATAPAGEDQPEDRERGALRTRLLISALLAAPVVLLSMIPPLQFENWQWLVLTLAAPVAVWGAWPFHRNAWRAARHGSTTMDTLISLGVSAAFLWSVYALFLGDAGRPGMSMPFELLGSRSGHDEIYLEVAAAVPVLVLAGRYLEARSKRDAGAALRALLRLGAKDAARLTADGVEERVPAADLAVGDRLLVRPGEIVAADGTVIDGSSAVDASLLTGESVPVEVGPGSSVTGGVLNAHGVLTVRVDRVGSETTLARMGRLVSEAQAGKARVQRLADRVSSVFVPVVVVLALATLVGWLLSGADLAAAVSPAVAVLVVACPCALGLATPTAVLVGTGRGSQLGILIRGPEVLESSRRIDTVVFDKTGTLTTGDFELVSTADDEALRMLAAVERGSEHPLAAAIVRGAEARGLDIPEATGFRSSAGFGVRARVGERLVVAGRPGWLEEQWGYSSDALAEEAARAAGSGGTVVGVGWEGELRGIVVLRDQPRADAARAVASLRERGLRVLVLTGDNARAAASVAAMVGIDEVIAEVLPEGKLAVIERLRAEGRSVALVGDGVNDAAALAAADVGIAMGAGSDAAIEASDITLVGDELSRVPDALRLGRRTLGVIRGNLFWAFAYNVAAIPLAMAGLLGPLVAGAAMAFSSVFVVLNSLRLRSFRAGR, encoded by the coding sequence ATGGCGGGCACGACGCTCGAGCTCGAGATCGGCGGCATGACCTGCGCCTCCTGCGTGGCGCGGGTCGAGCGGAGGCTCGACGCGCTCCCCGGAGTGACGTCCAGCGTCAACCTGGCCCTCGAGCGCGCGACGCTCACCCTGCCCGAGGGCACGACCGCGGCCGACGCCATCGCCGCGGTCGAGGCCGCGGGCTACACGGCGACGGTGCCCGGAGCGACGGAGCCCGGAGCGACGGTGCCCGGAGCGGCCGGGTCCGGTGCGACGGCTCCCGCCGGTGAGGACCAGCCGGAGGACCGCGAGCGCGGTGCCCTCCGCACCCGGCTCCTGATCTCGGCCCTGCTCGCCGCCCCGGTCGTGCTGCTCTCGATGATCCCTCCGCTGCAGTTCGAGAACTGGCAGTGGCTCGTCCTCACCCTCGCCGCGCCGGTCGCGGTCTGGGGCGCCTGGCCGTTCCACCGGAACGCCTGGCGGGCCGCCCGGCACGGCTCGACCACGATGGACACCCTGATCAGCCTCGGCGTCAGCGCCGCGTTCCTCTGGTCGGTGTACGCCCTCTTCCTCGGCGACGCGGGCCGGCCGGGCATGAGCATGCCGTTCGAGCTGCTGGGCTCTCGCTCGGGTCACGACGAGATCTACCTCGAGGTCGCGGCGGCGGTTCCGGTGCTCGTGCTGGCCGGCCGCTACCTCGAGGCCCGGTCCAAGCGCGACGCGGGCGCGGCGCTGCGGGCGCTCCTCCGCCTCGGCGCGAAGGACGCGGCGCGTCTCACGGCCGACGGCGTCGAGGAGCGCGTGCCCGCCGCCGACCTCGCTGTCGGCGACCGCCTCCTGGTGCGGCCCGGTGAGATCGTCGCGGCCGACGGCACCGTGATCGACGGGTCGAGCGCGGTCGACGCGAGCCTGCTCACGGGCGAGAGCGTGCCGGTCGAGGTGGGGCCCGGCTCCTCCGTCACCGGCGGCGTGCTCAACGCCCACGGCGTCCTCACCGTGCGCGTCGACCGCGTCGGATCCGAGACCACGCTCGCCCGGATGGGCCGCCTCGTCTCCGAGGCCCAGGCCGGCAAGGCCCGCGTGCAGCGCCTCGCCGACCGCGTCTCGTCCGTCTTCGTCCCCGTCGTGGTGGTGCTCGCGCTCGCGACGCTCGTGGGCTGGCTCCTCTCGGGCGCCGATCTCGCGGCGGCCGTCTCCCCCGCCGTGGCCGTGCTGGTGGTGGCGTGCCCGTGCGCGCTCGGCCTCGCGACTCCGACGGCGGTGCTGGTCGGCACGGGACGGGGCTCGCAGCTGGGCATCCTGATCCGGGGGCCCGAGGTCCTCGAGAGCAGCCGCCGCATCGACACCGTCGTCTTCGACAAGACGGGCACCCTCACCACGGGCGACTTCGAGCTGGTCTCGACCGCCGACGACGAGGCGCTGCGGATGCTCGCCGCTGTCGAGCGCGGGTCGGAGCATCCGCTCGCCGCCGCGATCGTGCGGGGCGCGGAGGCCAGGGGGCTCGACATCCCGGAGGCGACCGGCTTCCGCTCGAGCGCCGGCTTCGGCGTGCGCGCCCGGGTCGGCGAGCGGCTGGTCGTCGCCGGCCGGCCGGGCTGGCTCGAGGAGCAGTGGGGCTACTCCTCCGACGCCCTGGCGGAGGAGGCGGCGCGCGCGGCCGGGTCGGGCGGCACCGTCGTCGGAGTCGGCTGGGAGGGCGAGCTGCGCGGCATCGTCGTGCTCCGCGACCAGCCTCGCGCCGACGCCGCCCGTGCGGTGGCGTCGCTGCGGGAGCGCGGCCTGCGCGTGCTCGTCCTGACCGGCGACAACGCCCGTGCCGCCGCCTCGGTCGCGGCGATGGTCGGCATCGACGAGGTGATCGCCGAGGTCCTGCCCGAGGGCAAGCTCGCCGTGATCGAGCGGCTGCGGGCCGAGGGGCGCAGCGTCGCCCTCGTCGGCGACGGCGTCAACGACGCGGCGGCCCTCGCCGCGGCCGACGTCGGGATCGCGATGGGCGCCGGCTCGGACGCGGCGATCGAGGCGAGCGACATCACCCTCGTGGGCGACGAGCTCTCCCGCGTGCCCGACGCACTGCGGCTCGGCCGCCGGACGCTGGGCGTCATCCGCGGCAACCTCTTCTGGGCCTTCGCCTACAACGTCGCCGCGATCCCCCTGGCGATGGCCGGACTGCTCGGCCCGCTGGTCGCCGGTGCCGCGATGGCGTTCTCGAGCGTGTTCGTCGTGCTGAACAGCCTCCGCCTGCGCTCGTTCCGCGCGGGCCGCTGA
- a CDS encoding heavy-metal-associated domain-containing protein, which produces MSIARLDLGLTAKDSAGGCGSGGDCACGGHGASHGAATAASASSVSFGVAGMTCEHCVRSVTEELAAYPEVESVDISLAPDGVSRVTVGSARPLGREEIAGAIADAGYRLAPLA; this is translated from the coding sequence ATGAGCATCGCTCGCCTCGATCTCGGACTCACCGCCAAGGACTCCGCCGGCGGCTGCGGCTCGGGCGGCGACTGCGCGTGCGGCGGCCACGGCGCCTCCCACGGGGCGGCCACCGCCGCGAGCGCCTCCTCCGTCAGCTTCGGCGTCGCGGGCATGACCTGCGAGCACTGCGTCCGGAGCGTCACGGAGGAGCTCGCCGCCTACCCCGAGGTCGAGAGCGTCGACATCTCGCTCGCGCCCGACGGCGTCTCGCGCGTCACCGTCGGCTCCGCCCGCCCGCTGGGCCGCGAGGAGATCGCCGGCGCGATCGCCGACGCCGGCTACCGGCTCGCGCCCCTGGCCTGA
- a CDS encoding DUF2809 domain-containing protein, with the protein MRARLPFVLAALGALGLGLALRFLLTGLLADIAGSVLYVVLVAVLVCVVLPRAPAVTAAGIALAWSIAMEQLQAIGAAARLVELWPPLRLVVGSTFSWLDIAAYVLGAVVAAAVLIAVAPRGEAAEPPVAGR; encoded by the coding sequence GTGAGGGCGCGGCTGCCCTTCGTGCTCGCCGCACTCGGTGCCCTGGGGCTCGGGCTCGCCCTGCGCTTCCTGCTGACCGGCCTGCTCGCCGACATCGCCGGCAGCGTCCTCTACGTCGTGCTCGTCGCGGTGCTGGTCTGCGTCGTGCTGCCGCGGGCACCGGCCGTCACCGCCGCAGGCATCGCGCTGGCGTGGTCGATCGCGATGGAGCAGCTGCAGGCGATCGGGGCCGCGGCGCGCCTCGTCGAGCTGTGGCCGCCGCTGCGCCTGGTCGTCGGCAGCACCTTCTCGTGGCTCGACATCGCGGCCTACGTGCTCGGCGCGGTCGTGGCGGCGGCGGTGCTCATCGCCGTGGCGCCGCGCGGCGAGGCGGCGGAGCCTCCGGTCGCCGGGCGCTAG
- the dgt gene encoding dGTP triphosphohydrolase gives MDEAPGSKTRADAAGGDTGGVPTLRREALRRPRDRRRDRRVPEPVDRFSTGEEFPEYRVDLERIRFSPYFARLSAVTQVISPSGVGQVVHNRLTHSIKVTAVARAIAMQLTTTDRAQRELVERLGGCDPVVVQAAASAHDLGHPPFGHLGEQALDRLAREKLGLEEGFEGNAQSFRILSELDVCETVEAGLNLTAASRAAVLKYPWGRVVCRPGIDSTDPTELPRGSTASRWETAPPKFSAYTLDLDDLLDARAGFEAIAPWQQTLECSVMDVADDIAYSLHDLDDFYRAGVLQQAAVAVEFRAFLREQNALAALDGGELWARAPGHSLEMLRRRLVARDPWIAGDELFRASVERVSTELVEGLLAVPFDGSTRTERAIESFVSSWIGRLQRSVLVLADPNVRSGHVSLLPDAWHDVAVLKFVHTRFVIDRPDFATYQRGQSQVLETLVTHLDDWLADPRDNARAPQKLLDLIELATDGYFRLRADRPEWLPAGERGRPRADPQSLERLGRARGIVDYVATLTDEQAMALAARLRGDREPWAMGT, from the coding sequence ATGGACGAGGCACCCGGTTCGAAGACCCGCGCCGACGCGGCAGGCGGCGACACCGGAGGCGTGCCGACGCTGCGCCGCGAGGCCCTCCGCCGCCCGCGCGACCGACGGCGCGACCGCCGCGTCCCCGAGCCCGTCGACCGCTTCTCGACCGGCGAGGAGTTCCCCGAGTACCGGGTCGACCTCGAGCGCATCCGCTTCTCGCCGTACTTCGCCCGGCTCTCGGCCGTCACGCAGGTCATCTCGCCGAGCGGCGTCGGCCAGGTCGTCCACAACCGCCTCACCCACTCGATCAAGGTCACCGCGGTCGCCCGCGCGATCGCGATGCAGCTCACCACCACCGACCGCGCTCAGCGCGAGCTCGTCGAGCGGCTCGGGGGCTGCGACCCGGTGGTCGTGCAGGCCGCGGCCAGCGCGCACGATCTGGGGCACCCGCCGTTCGGCCACCTCGGCGAACAGGCGCTCGACCGCCTCGCCCGCGAGAAGCTCGGGCTCGAGGAGGGCTTCGAGGGCAACGCGCAGTCGTTCCGCATCCTCTCGGAACTCGACGTCTGCGAGACGGTGGAGGCGGGCCTCAACCTCACCGCCGCGTCCCGTGCCGCGGTGCTCAAGTACCCGTGGGGCCGCGTCGTCTGCCGCCCGGGCATCGACTCCACCGACCCGACCGAGCTGCCCCGCGGCTCGACCGCCAGCCGCTGGGAGACCGCGCCGCCGAAGTTCTCGGCCTACACCCTCGACCTCGACGACCTGCTCGACGCCCGCGCCGGCTTCGAGGCGATCGCGCCGTGGCAGCAGACGCTCGAGTGCTCGGTGATGGACGTCGCCGACGACATCGCCTACTCGCTGCACGACCTCGACGACTTCTACCGGGCGGGGGTGCTCCAGCAGGCGGCCGTCGCGGTCGAGTTCCGGGCCTTCCTCCGCGAGCAGAACGCACTCGCGGCACTCGACGGCGGCGAGCTGTGGGCCAGGGCGCCGGGGCACTCCCTCGAGATGCTGCGGCGGAGGCTGGTGGCCCGCGACCCGTGGATCGCCGGCGACGAGCTGTTCCGCGCCTCCGTCGAGCGCGTGTCGACCGAGCTCGTCGAGGGGCTGCTCGCCGTGCCGTTCGACGGTTCGACCCGCACGGAGCGGGCGATCGAGTCGTTCGTCTCGTCGTGGATCGGGCGGCTCCAGCGCTCGGTGCTGGTCCTCGCCGACCCGAACGTGCGCTCCGGGCACGTGTCGCTCCTCCCGGACGCGTGGCACGACGTCGCGGTGCTGAAGTTCGTGCACACGCGCTTCGTGATCGACCGCCCCGACTTCGCGACCTACCAGCGCGGGCAGTCGCAGGTGCTCGAGACCCTCGTCACGCACCTCGACGACTGGCTCGCCGACCCGCGCGACAACGCCCGCGCGCCGCAGAAGCTGCTCGATCTGATCGAGCTCGCGACCGACGGCTACTTCCGCCTCCGCGCCGACCGGCCGGAGTGGCTGCCCGCGGGGGAGCGCGGCCGTCCGCGCGCCGACCCGCAGTCACTCGAGCGCCTCGGCCGCGCCCGCGGGATCGTCGACTACGTCGCCACCCTCACCGACGAGCAGGCGATGGCGCTCGCCGCGCGCCTCCGCGGCGACCGCGAGCCCTGGGCGATGGGGACCTGA
- a CDS encoding glutathione peroxidase, translated as MDIYDVPVETADGTLTTLSEYRDDLLLIVNVASRCGLTPQYGELQELSTRYEGLSIVGFPCNQFKGQEPGTNEEIQAFCSATYGVDFPVLAKTEVNGAGRHPLYSVLTEAADAAGEAGDVQWNFEKFLVRDGRVVARVRPRESPATPEFAALVEEHLPR; from the coding sequence GTGGACATCTACGACGTGCCCGTCGAGACGGCGGACGGAACCCTGACGACCCTGAGCGAGTACCGCGACGACCTCCTCCTGATCGTGAACGTCGCGAGCCGCTGCGGACTGACCCCCCAGTACGGCGAGCTGCAGGAGCTCTCGACGCGCTACGAGGGGCTCTCGATCGTGGGCTTCCCCTGCAACCAGTTCAAGGGGCAGGAGCCGGGGACGAACGAGGAGATCCAGGCGTTCTGCTCGGCCACGTACGGCGTCGACTTCCCGGTGCTGGCGAAGACCGAGGTGAACGGTGCCGGGCGCCACCCCCTCTACTCCGTGCTGACCGAGGCCGCCGATGCGGCGGGCGAGGCCGGGGACGTGCAGTGGAACTTCGAGAAGTTCCTGGTGCGCGACGGGCGGGTCGTGGCGCGGGTGCGCCCCCGCGAGTCGCCGGCGACTCCGGAGTTCGCGGCGCTGGTCGAGGAGCACCTGCCGCGCTGA
- a CDS encoding 3-oxoacyl-ACP synthase III, whose translation MDGNATTTHRNVALLSVATTMAPRVTTSDEIDARLAPALKRLRLPTGLLQRVAGVYERRNWDSEQDFDGAAIEAGKRALAEAGIRPDQIGLIINTSVTRKHLEPSVAVRLHHGLGLPSSAINFDIANACLGFVNGMTLAAQLIDAGQIQYAMIIDGEDADEIQVNTIERLSREGMSRTNFMSEFASLTLGSGAAAAILGPADAHPQGHRLLGGITRAATQFNELCVGSVDGMFTDAKALLKGGMELVVSAWKEAKRDWNWSKMDRYITHQVSSVHTNGLVKAVGLDKTRVPTTFGTLGNVGPASIPITLAQEAATLKQGDRVLLMGVGSGINTAMLEIAW comes from the coding sequence TTGGACGGAAACGCAACGACCACGCACCGCAACGTCGCACTGCTGTCCGTCGCGACCACGATGGCCCCGCGCGTGACCACGTCGGACGAGATCGATGCGCGTCTCGCGCCCGCGCTCAAGCGCCTGCGCCTGCCCACCGGGCTCCTCCAGCGCGTCGCCGGAGTGTACGAGCGGCGCAACTGGGACTCCGAGCAGGACTTCGACGGCGCCGCGATCGAGGCGGGCAAGCGCGCCCTCGCCGAGGCCGGCATCCGCCCCGACCAGATCGGGCTGATCATCAACACCTCGGTCACCCGCAAGCACCTCGAGCCGTCCGTCGCCGTCCGCCTGCACCACGGCCTCGGCCTGCCCTCCTCGGCCATCAACTTCGACATCGCGAACGCGTGCCTCGGCTTCGTCAACGGCATGACGCTCGCCGCCCAGCTGATCGACGCCGGCCAGATCCAGTACGCGATGATCATCGACGGCGAGGACGCCGACGAGATCCAGGTCAACACGATCGAGCGCCTGAGCCGCGAGGGCATGAGTCGCACGAACTTCATGAGCGAGTTCGCCAGCCTGACCCTCGGCTCCGGTGCGGCCGCGGCGATCCTCGGCCCGGCGGACGCGCACCCGCAGGGGCACCGTCTCCTGGGCGGCATCACCCGCGCGGCCACGCAGTTCAACGAGCTCTGCGTCGGCAGCGTCGACGGCATGTTCACCGACGCGAAGGCGCTGCTCAAGGGCGGCATGGAGCTCGTCGTCTCCGCCTGGAAGGAGGCGAAGCGCGACTGGAACTGGAGCAAGATGGACCGCTACATCACGCACCAGGTCTCCTCCGTGCACACGAACGGCCTCGTCAAGGCGGTCGGCCTCGACAAGACCCGCGTCCCCACGACCTTCGGCACCCTCGGCAACGTCGGGCCCGCATCCATCCCGATCACGCTCGCGCAGGAGGCGGCGACCCTCAAGCAGGGCGACCGCGTGCTGCTGATGGGCGTCGGATCCGGCATCAACACCGCGATGCTCGAGATCGCCTGGTGA
- a CDS encoding alpha/beta fold hydrolase — protein sequence MSTGAHPASRIRAALGSSSPAQVPPAGLDGLDPAWSRLVDAPDAHGTSRRWHLLDTGEALGIEPVGTILCVHGNPTWSYLWRDLARASLDAARRGEQAWRVVAVDQLEMGFSERTGALHTLADRVRELSNLTEVLGLTDVVTLGHDWGGVVSLGWAVDHPAELRGAAVLNTAVHQSADAPIPAPLRLALASGVLGASTVGTPAFLETTLALGHPALPAAVKDGYRAPYLGASRRGGIGGFVADIPVDSAHPSHHELVRIAEGVRELVVPALMLWGPLDPIFSDRYLDDLADRLPHAQIHRFEGTGHLLAEDVDYASAVLTWLGDATSERGAAPDVRRPTVPVESLWRHLDANSDDDGVALVEMAPPGGGGPRTVSWRLLSRRVRELAAGLRASGVQRGDRVSLLVPPGADLTALLYACLRIGAVVVVADAGLGLRGLTRAVRGTWPDLVVGALPGLTVARALGWPGGRISTQTLPRASARALGVDTSLGQLIELGRAELAANAWALGEPPAPDAVAAILFTSGSTGPAKGVVYTHRQLAGVRDTLARQYGVGEGTGLVAGFAPFALLGPALGARSVTPDMDVTAPRTLTAKAVAAAAAQVEATVLFLSPAALANVVATSDALDADDHRALAGVRTFLSAGAPVPEALLAEAQALMPHSSAHTPYGMTEALLLTDASLEDIREAALDDDPRGGVCVGTPAAGVRLRLAPLDADGIPAVQPVEVVGVTGEIVVSAGHVEDHYERLWLTDRAARVGAVPGERWHRTGDVGRLDSEGRLWVEGRLPHVIVTPEGVVTPVGPEQRIEARVASVARAAIVGVGPRGVSQLVAVVETRRAVHRTALAPAGLAAEIRAAVGAPVAAVLVVPALPTDIRHNSKIDRAALSRWAEGILAGERMVAP from the coding sequence GTGAGCACCGGCGCGCACCCGGCGTCGAGGATCCGCGCCGCACTCGGCTCGAGCTCCCCGGCCCAGGTGCCGCCCGCCGGGCTCGACGGGCTCGACCCCGCGTGGTCGCGTCTCGTGGACGCGCCCGACGCCCACGGCACGAGCCGGCGCTGGCACCTGCTCGACACGGGCGAGGCGCTCGGCATCGAGCCCGTCGGCACGATCCTCTGCGTGCACGGCAACCCCACCTGGTCCTACCTCTGGCGCGATCTCGCCCGCGCGTCGCTCGACGCCGCCCGCCGCGGCGAGCAGGCCTGGCGCGTCGTCGCGGTCGACCAGCTCGAGATGGGCTTCTCGGAGCGCACCGGAGCGCTGCACACGCTCGCCGACCGCGTCCGCGAGCTCTCGAACCTCACCGAGGTCCTCGGGCTCACCGACGTCGTCACCCTCGGCCACGACTGGGGCGGAGTCGTCTCGCTCGGCTGGGCCGTCGACCACCCCGCCGAGCTGCGCGGCGCCGCGGTCCTCAACACCGCCGTGCACCAGAGCGCCGACGCGCCGATCCCCGCGCCGCTCCGGCTCGCCCTCGCCTCCGGGGTGCTCGGCGCCTCGACCGTCGGCACCCCGGCCTTCCTCGAGACCACGCTCGCGCTCGGGCACCCCGCGCTGCCGGCCGCGGTGAAGGACGGCTACCGCGCCCCCTACCTCGGCGCCTCCCGGCGCGGCGGGATCGGCGGCTTCGTCGCCGACATCCCCGTCGACTCCGCGCACCCGAGCCACCACGAGCTCGTCCGCATCGCCGAGGGCGTGCGCGAGCTGGTCGTCCCCGCGCTGATGCTGTGGGGCCCGCTCGACCCGATCTTCTCGGACCGCTACCTCGACGACCTCGCCGACCGCCTCCCGCACGCGCAGATCCACCGCTTCGAGGGCACCGGCCACCTGCTGGCCGAGGACGTCGACTACGCCTCCGCCGTGCTCACCTGGCTCGGCGACGCGACCTCCGAGCGCGGCGCGGCCCCCGACGTCCGCCGGCCGACCGTGCCGGTCGAGTCGCTGTGGCGGCACCTCGACGCCAACTCCGACGACGACGGCGTCGCCCTGGTCGAGATGGCGCCCCCCGGAGGCGGCGGGCCGCGGACCGTGTCGTGGCGCCTGCTCTCGCGGCGGGTCCGCGAGCTCGCCGCCGGCCTGCGCGCCTCGGGCGTGCAGCGCGGCGACCGCGTCTCGCTGCTCGTGCCGCCCGGAGCCGACCTCACCGCACTGCTCTACGCGTGCCTGCGCATCGGCGCGGTCGTGGTCGTGGCCGACGCGGGCCTGGGACTGCGCGGACTCACCCGCGCGGTCCGCGGCACGTGGCCCGACCTCGTCGTCGGCGCGCTGCCGGGGCTGACCGTCGCCCGAGCCCTCGGCTGGCCCGGCGGCCGCATCTCGACGCAGACCCTGCCGCGCGCCTCCGCCAGAGCTCTCGGGGTCGACACCTCGCTCGGCCAGCTGATCGAGCTGGGCCGCGCCGAGCTCGCCGCGAACGCCTGGGCTCTGGGCGAGCCGCCCGCCCCCGACGCCGTCGCCGCGATCCTCTTCACCTCGGGCTCGACCGGCCCCGCCAAGGGAGTCGTCTACACGCACCGCCAGCTCGCCGGCGTCCGCGACACCCTGGCTCGCCAGTACGGGGTCGGCGAGGGGACGGGCCTCGTCGCCGGCTTCGCGCCGTTCGCGCTGCTCGGGCCCGCCCTCGGAGCGCGCTCCGTGACTCCCGACATGGACGTCACCGCCCCCCGCACACTGACCGCGAAGGCCGTGGCCGCGGCGGCGGCGCAGGTGGAGGCGACCGTCCTCTTCCTCTCGCCCGCGGCACTCGCGAACGTGGTCGCCACCTCCGACGCCCTCGACGCCGACGACCACCGCGCGCTCGCCGGCGTCCGAACCTTCCTCTCGGCCGGCGCTCCCGTCCCCGAGGCGCTGCTCGCCGAGGCCCAGGCGCTGATGCCGCACTCGTCGGCCCACACGCCGTACGGCATGACCGAGGCGCTGCTCCTGACCGACGCGTCGCTCGAGGACATCCGCGAGGCGGCGCTCGACGACGACCCGCGCGGAGGCGTCTGCGTCGGCACCCCCGCGGCCGGCGTCCGCCTGCGCCTCGCGCCGCTCGACGCCGACGGGATCCCCGCCGTGCAGCCGGTCGAGGTCGTCGGGGTCACGGGCGAGATCGTGGTCTCGGCCGGCCACGTCGAGGACCACTACGAGCGGCTCTGGCTCACCGACCGCGCCGCCCGCGTCGGCGCGGTGCCGGGGGAGCGCTGGCACCGCACGGGCGACGTCGGGCGGCTCGACTCCGAGGGCCGGCTGTGGGTCGAGGGGCGGCTGCCGCACGTGATCGTGACTCCGGAGGGGGTCGTCACGCCCGTCGGCCCGGAGCAGCGGATCGAGGCGCGGGTCGCGAGCGTCGCTCGAGCGGCGATCGTCGGCGTCGGACCCCGCGGAGTGTCGCAGCTCGTCGCGGTCGTCGAGACCCGTCGCGCCGTCCACCGCACCGCGCTCGCCCCCGCCGGTCTCGCCGCCGAGATCCGCGCCGCGGTCGGAGCCCCGGTCGCCGCGGTCCTCGTCGTGCCGGCGCTGCCGACCGACATCCGGCACAACTCCAAGATCGACCGCGCAGCGCTCTCCCGCTGGGCCGAGGGGATCCTCGCGGGCGAACGGATGGTCGCGCCGTGA